CAGGCCCACAGTGAGGATGAGGGCTGACCCCACCAGCTGCTGTAGGGCTGAGGGGGTCAGAGGAATCTGTTTCCCCATCTAGGTgtacagagagagacagaggtacTGCAAGGAGTGGCGGAAGCGGAAGAGGATGGTGAGTGTGTGGGAGCTACAGGCAGGCCCAGAAAAATGGCAGCCACCAGAGAAACAGCTGCCCCCTATCACAGATCTCTCAGGCAGTGCCGAGTACTTCCCATCTGAAAAGGAGTGGTTTTGTTTCTTGGCAGGCAACAGAGCTGTCTGATGCAATCCTTGAAGGATACCCTAAGAGCAAGAAGCAGTTCTTTGTAAGTGGTGCTCTTCCTTCCTTGCTCCCCTGGGGTCTTCATCCAGGGAGGTCTCATTTGCTTGTCTCGCTGCCCCACAGGAGGAAGTTGGGATAGAGACGGATGAAGATCATAATGTCATGCTCCCAGACCCCTGAGAGGCCCTCCAGCAGGACTGGGAACAGAGATGCCCTGGGCTGGCCGCCTTGTTTAGGTCAGCTTTCTTGTTTCCTGCTGCTGTCCTCCTCTGAGCATACACCAGAGTGCTGGGTGGAAGGAGGGAGCACTGGTGGCCCCGAGGGGATGGTCACACTCATTTCATCATCCACGTTTTGACTGCTTGAGCTTAACACTTAGACTTGGAACAATGCTAAAGGAAAGCATTTAGCAatatttattgtaatataatttgatataaaaatatttaatttcctctGGATAATCAAACCTCCTGGATATCAAACCTGAGGAAGGCAAAAGGGAGGTTGGGGGACAAGGGCAGAGAGAGGCTACCATGCATGGTATTCAAGGAGCTCAGGGCCTCACCCAGGACTCTCTTGGGCTCTAAACCCCAGGAGACCTTTAGAGTATCTTCTCTACACCTCTTCACCCCAGCCCAAATCCTGGGAGAAATGCAGGCAGCACTGAGATGGTGACGACCCAGATACACTTGACAAAAACGCTGAGAGTGGTCTTGAGGCATGTTAATTTTCCAAAATTGTAACTTTAGCAAAATTGCATTGttggtgtttaaaaaaataaaaacatttaatatgTAGTGCTGTGCCACTCGGCTTTGCTGTGCAGTGCTACTGCCTGTGGGGACAGAGAGGGCAGGTGTGGGGGGTAGTCTGCTTCCCTCTACCGCCCAGAGTAGAAAAGAAGGGAGGCAGTGGAGTAGGAGATGAGGGCAGGAACCTGGCAGCCCTACCCTGAGCTGGCCAGCGAAAACTCTGGCCTCACCTTGGGCTGACCAGGCAACCCTAGCCTAGGCATGAAGCAACCTTTCCCCTTCGTGACTGTGGGGAGTATCTCCTCTTACTCCTTTCTTCCCAACCACCTACTGCCCAAATGGCCAAATTTGGGCTAAATGTTGCCCGagagaccaaaacaagcaaacagtaGTTGCCATATATGAGCAGAAATCTGAGGCTTAGAAAAAGGGGAGAAGCCAGGAGCTCTTTGGGTTGCCCAGAGCAGACACCAATCCCAAGGACTTTTATGAGGAGAGGGGAAGACTAGGTAGGTTTGAGATCTATGGTCAATATAATAAATTAATCAaagctttcataataaaaacaccACAGCCCCATTGAAGATGGGGCTGTGGTGGGGTCAGTGGGAGCTGGGAAGCCAAATACCAAGGAgaaagcagctgactggtgtatgGTGTCACAGTCCAGTCTCATAAGCCCAGTGGCTCCATGGCCAAGTAGGAGACTCAAGGCCTCTTGTTGGCTGTTCTGCAGGTTCCAAGAGCCGGTCAGTAAAGCTGGTTCTTCAATTGGTGCAGGACGCCAATCACAATCTCCCGTAGGGTCTGGCAGGggcagcagaggaagagagagatgatGCTCAGGGCATGGAGCTGCTCAGTGACACCTGCCCAGGCCAGGTGTGCTCTTTAggttacagttaaaaaaaaaaaaaaaaaaaaaaaaaaagcccctggGAAGCACTGATGTCTACAGCTTACTTTGCAATGCCCCTAGAACAGGATGGAGTCAGGGATGGAGAGATGCACAGCTACGTGATAAAGCAAATACAAAAAAGGTTAATGTGAGAATTTAGGTGTTGGGGAGGATAtgagtgttcactgtaaaattctcTCAATGCTACAGTATGTTTAAAGTGTTTCACAATAAAAAAGTTggaaaggaacaagaaaaggatgaTCAGGAATAAGAAAAAGATGCCCACTCtggccacttttattcaacacagttttagaagtcttagccacagctgCCCGAGAAGAAAAGGCAACAAAAGGAATccgaattggaaaggaagaagtaaaactcactgtttgcaggtgacgtgatactatacatagaaaatcctaaagatggcaCCAGAAAAGTGTTGGGGCCTAAtcagtgaatttggtaaagttgcaggatacaaagttaatacacagaaacctgttgcatttctatacacgaACAATGAAGAAGTATCAGAGATAAAGGAACAGTCCCATTTAACACggcagcaaaaagaataaaaaacgtaggaataaacctacctaaggaagcaaaagtcctgtactccaaaaactgtaagatactgatgaaACAGTATGACACAAAgggatggaaagatatactgtgttcttagattggaaaaattaacattgttaaaatgaccatactacccaaggtaatctacagattcaatgcaatcccattcaaaattccaatggtatttttttcacagaactagaacaaatcatttacaaatttgtatggaaacacaaaagatcctgaGTAGCCAGAACAGTCTTTaagaagagcaaagctggaggaatcacggtccctggcttcagactacactacaaagctatagtaatcacaacagtatggtactggtgcaaaaaacaagacccatagatcaatggaacaggatagtgaGCCCACAAGTAAAaaccatgcacttatggtcaattaatctacgacaaaagaggcaagaatatgcaatggagaaaagccAGTCTCCtcaaaaaatggtgctgggaaaactggacagcgacatgtaaaagaatgaaattagaacactctaacatcacatacaaaaataaactcaaaattgattaaagacctaaacgttaagcctggatactataaaactcctagaggaaaccTCGCCAGAACACCCTTTGACATaagtcatagcaatattttttggatccatTCCCTAAGGTAAAgggagtaaaagcaaaaataaacaaatgggacctaattaaacttaaaagcttttgcacagcaaaggaaactatcaacaaaacaagaagacaacctactgaatgggaggaaatatttacaaataatatgagcaataagggattaatatccaacatatataaacaacttatataactcaacatcaagaaaaaaacttgattaaaaaatgggcagaagaactgaatagacatttttccagagaaaatacagatggccaacaagcatgtgaaaagatgatgctcaacatcactaatcatcagggaaactgaaatcaaaaccacaaggagataccacctcacaccagaatatcatcaaaaagaacataaataaatgttggcgaggatgtggagaaatggcacacttgtacactgttggtgggaatgtaaattggtgcagccaccgtggaaaatagcatggaggtctctcaaaaaactaaaaacagagttaccatatggtccagcaattccatcCTGTGtatacatccaaaaaaaaaacaacaaaaacactaattctaaaTGATACATGCATCCCAACATTCctatcagcattatttacaattgccaagatacagaagcaatctaggtgtccatcaacagacgaatggataaagatgcAGTATGCACATACACAGACACTGTAACACCAGTCAGCCATCAAAAGGAAcgaaatttgccatttgcagcaacatggatggacttgcaggacattatgctaagtggcagacaaagaaagacaaacactgtatgattttacttacatgtggaatctaaaaaatacaacaaactagtgaatataacaaaaaagaagcagactcacagatacagagaataaactagtggttaccagcaggggaggaggggcgaCATAGAGGTGGAgaagtgggaggtacaaactactgagTGCAAGACACGCCAcagggatgtattgtacaacacagggaatatagccaatattttgtaattactgtaaatggagtgtaacctttaaaaactatatttagaaaaatgttaggaaacaaaaaaatctcagctACAAGTCTCAGAAAAAGTAACCAAGCCTCAAAAGCAGAAGACTCAGTGCAACCATTAACACACCCTCTATCACAAATAATCAGAAACCTGGAGGAAAAGTCCTTTAGCGAGCCTGTGGTTAGGGGCCAGGAATCTTTCCACAAACCCCAAGGAAGTCTGCTGCAAGTGATCAGGGCTTACAAGCTGGGCAAACGAGGAGGGCCTGAGGTGGCCACGATGCTAAACAAAGGCCAAGAGCCAGGCCTTACATGAGTGAGTGCTCAAACCATTCTTGCCAAATGAAACCTTAACAGGAAAATCTGGGTTAGAAAGCAAAGAGGGAAACAAGAATACAGACTTGTAGAAATACCCTCAAGAAACCTAAAAGCTGCTGCCCTATCTCTGAACAAACAATGGCTTGGGCCACTTTgcctgaggggagagggaagacccccccccaacacacacaccctaaCCCTGCGCCCGCTGCTGCCCCATACCTGAGGCTTACAGTGCTCCTCTATCCAGCTGAAGACACAAGCCGACAGCTCCTGGAAGCTGGCCACGGAGATGGAGGCATTGAAGGACTGGAAGAGGGAGTCCATGATGCCTTGAAACACGTTGAACTTAACCTGGTCAGAGACCTGGTCCTCCCCCTCATGGGGGTTGTCCTGGTGTGCCTTCACAATCTGCTCATAGTTCCTGAAAGCGAGCAAGGGCTAAGGGGCCGCAGCAGCTCTACTGGCCCAGGAGGAGTAACAGCCTTACTCGTACTCCCTGGGGAAGGGGATTCCCAGAGATGTAGGTACTGCTTCTTGGTCCGAAGTGGTGACCTACCCTCTCCAACCTTCCTTTCATTAACCCAACAAGCATTTCCAGAGTATCTGCAATATTTGGAGGCAGAGTCCTGCCTCTTAAGTGGCCACCTGAGGGAGTGGCAGTATTATTTGATGTGGCCTTTGAACAAAGGGGAGGGTGTGAACTGAGGTTGGCCCCACAGTCCCCTAAGAAGCACTGGTTCCCCCAGCCCAGCATCCCCCTTACACTTTCATGATCTTTAGGGCCATGACGTCCTTGCGTAGTGTGgacacctcctcctcctgctttttcttctccttatgCAAAAACTGGATGTAGTCAatggctggggtggaggtgggaagagTGGATAAGCACAGAGGAAGACTTAACCAGAAGAACAAAgcttattttgtttctctgtccCCCAGACCCCACCTCTCTCATTACAGCCACCCCACCAGGGCCAGGCTGAAAGCAAGTATAAGGTGCCAGCCTTCTCACAGCCCCCTGGGCTCCAACCCCTCCAGTGCTCTCCTGGCCATACTCTTCTGCAGAACGATGGCCTTGCTGAGCTTTTGGGAGCCAATGGAGAAGTCCTGCTGCTGGCAGGTGGGGACGATGGTCTGGAGGTCATCATAGCCTCTCTGTGGAGAGAGCAGGGGAAACAGGTTCCTTAACTGAGGATTAAGGCAAATGGGCACAAAGCTTTTCTTCCGTGACACAAAGTTCTATGCTCACACACTCAAAGGggccagcagggaaggagggagatagATGTTTATGTCCAGGGCCTAGACTAGCTGCCCCCAAGCCTGCTTGGGACTGCCTGACAGGGTCAGGGCAGAGTGGATCTAAAGTGCGCAGGGCCTCCCTGTGCTGCCTGAGGTGCAGGCCTCCCCAGTCACCTTGATGGCATCCCTCCTCTTCTGCTCGGCCTGCGTGTGTGCTCGCCGCCGCCGGTCCTTGTAGGACTCCTTGTAAGATTCCTGGTGGTAATCGCTGTCCTCGTCGTCTACCCTCGGAGTTAGGAGCAGGAAGAGGTCATTCTGGGGTCCTGTGGGGCCCAGCTAGCCCACTTTTCCCAGCTGGTTTGAAGAACCTCGTACCCAGGGATGGCAGATGAATACAAGAACCTAATAACCTAGATGAGGTGAAAGATGGAGACCCTGCATCTAGCGCTAGGGCTCCAGCGCCCCCATGTGGATGGCTGGAACTGCCCTGCCTAGGAAAGATCCTAGAACGATGGCATAGTTGGTCCCCCAGGTTAGGAGGATGTTGCTGCCTACCTGTGTTGGGGACAGAAGAGGCACTGGTGGAACCGATGCTATTAGCTCTGGACACTACACTCCCCTTGCGGGTGCTTTCTACAAAAAGCCCTGAAAAAGAGAGGCCCCAATCACTAAGAGGTAGtttcagggagaggggaagggggcacTGCTAGGCTCTCGGATATCTGTAGGCACAATGGCTTCCTAAACCTTAAATGCTGACTTCTCCCCTCAACCCAAAAGCCAGCCAAACTGGGCACCCACTTCCTGTCGTGCCATGCCACAATACTCTCGTCCCTAGTGTCTACACTGCTCCACGGGCCTGCACTTATATCTCCTGGCTCACAAAGTGGCATCTGGACGTGATGATGGTGAGTGGCCAGCTGTCACTACTACCATCACTTCCCTGCTCCAGGGCAGAGAGAACTAGGTGTCACCCTTTGATGCTTCCTGCCCCTGTCCTCCAGCTTGCTGCTCAGAACCGCTCAGCTCAGGGACAGTGGACTGCTCAGGTGTGGCTGGCAAGGCCACGCTGATCTGTAAGGCTGAAGTGGGAGTGTCCCTCCCTCCAGAGCCGAAGACGGTGGGGGAGGCACTCACCGGGGTCCAGGCTGTTGTCGCTGTAGGCATACTCCACCTGCGGCACCGAGCAAGGGAGAAGCCCGTCAGACCTCTGGCCCTGCGCGcgggtgtacacacacacacacacacgcacgcacgcacgcgcgcgcgcgcacacacacaaaaaacacacacacatctgggcTGCGCGGGCTATTGCAGGATTTCCCCAGAGCCAAGACTGGCTAGGCCGCAGGAGCGCTGACCCTCGGCAGGATGCCGTCCGCTCCCTCCACCCCCGCAaccccccagccccatcccctcaCACCCGCCCGCACACGCCTCAGTTGTCTTCCCACCTTGGCACACGCCGGGTGAGAGCTGTCTTCTCTGCAGCCCCGGGGCCCGGAGAGCGGGGGGAGCTCTAGGGACTGCAGGGAGTCCCCTCGTCTTCCGGACCCCCTACGTGCACGAGCCCGACCCGCCCTCCCCTCGCCGGCGTGCGCGCCCACGGGGCTTGCCTTGACCCAGGGGTCCTCTGGAGAGGCGCCCGGCTCCGTCATCTCCGACCCACCGAACCGGAAACCTGCCCGCGGGCGGGCCCCCTGCGGCGAGGAAGAGGCAAGGCGCACCCACGTGATCCAAACCCACCAACCCGCGGTTCAGAGGCGGAGGGCGGGGCGGAGTACTGAGCTTGCGCAGTCCGAAGGACACTCAATACCCCCGCCCCCAGCCGGTGGAGAGGGGTCCGGCCGGGCGTCACCGCTGTTGACGGCGGTCTCGGGGCCGTCTTCCGCGTCCGTCCTCGCCCTCTCTCAGGGTTGGTGTCCCTGCCGTTGCCACATGAAGCACATTTTGTGAAACGTGTATCTCCTCAAAAGGCTTTTCTGCAATGTCGCAGATAGTTGCGCGCACGCGCACTGCCGGCTGGCTGCCGGGGCGAGTTTCCCGGACTTGAGTCCTGGCCACCCTGTCCGATCCTGCGGGGCTACAAGCTCTGTGAGGCCAGTGGCCCAGCGTGGCTTGTTGAAGGCTGCTCCTCCAACACCTAGCCCAGAGTCTGGCAGGATACTTGTGGAACAACGTTTTCAAAGAGCCTGTTAGCCAAGTTATTCTTTGTAGATAAGGAAACCGAGGTACCTGTAAAGTCCAGAACTTGTCCAGAAGCACACAGCTAGTCAGTAGGGGCAAGGCTGGCCTCAGTCTGACTAGCATGGCAAAAGCCATGCTCTTAGCCACTGCACCCCCGGCTTCCAGCTTAGGCCTGAGCCCTGTACTTGGGGCTCAAGGGTCGCAAAGATAACCAGAGGTACTGGAGCAGGAAGCAGACACCATACAGGCAGGACCTGGTAACATTCACCTTTAATTCTGTTACAAGCTTCAGTGTTTGCCCTGGCCCGAGCCCACCATGGGTACCACAGACCTGTGAAAGAGTGAGGATGGAACACCAGGGGAGGCCTGCTCCTCCCAGAGCCACATCGTCAATGTCGGTCAAACACCAGCAAGCCGGGTAGTCTTCTGTGTCCagcaggcccagccctgccctgtcctgcttAGCTCAGAGCCCTCTAGGCTCAAGCTAGGGTGAGCTTCAAGGCCCCCATTTGTCCTCACTGCTGGATCTCTTGTCCACTTCAGGGGCCAATGTGGCCCCACAGAGAACTCATTGTCAGTCATGGGCCTGATGGTGTCTCAGAGATGCGCTTCTGCAGGAGGGCCCAGGCTTTCTCCACCTTTGGGGCAGGCCagaaaaggtgggaagaaaagagGACAGGATCAGTCAGGTACTCCCTGGAGACTCCCCACAACCCAGCCTTTCCCAGGGCTCCAACCTGGCGCTGGGTGACTTGTGGCTCCCATAGGGTGCTCAGCACCACATGGCTCTGGTCCACAAGCTCCTGCCCACTCATCTGGCTCTGCAGCCGGCTTTGAGCCGCAGCCTCACTCAGGCCATCCCTCTCCACAATGCGTCGGATAGCCTGGGCAGACGAGGTATTTGTCAGCCCGCTGGCTCACAGCTGGATGTGGTCTGCAGTGGGGGTGGAATGGGGGTGGGGTCCAGATACCTCGGTCTCAGGGATGACAACGGTCCACACCTCATGCACCATGTTCTTCCAGCCGGCTTCAAGCAACACGGCAGCATCAATCACGCACACATGCTTTCCTGTGGGGAGACCCCAGTCACAGCCAGCAGCCCCCTGCCACTTGCTACCAGTCAGAGGGTCAAGGAAACATAATCCCAGGGAAAGTGCATGGTCTGGTCTGGTTTGGGGTGGGGAAGCTCCTGGGGGAGAATCTGCTTAACagtttcccagggctgctctccacatcctctccactTACCCTCAGCCACAGCCTGATCCATCTCCTCCCTGGCCAGCTTTGCGATAACCGGCCACATAATGTCAGTGAGTATCTTCAGCTGCTTCTGAGGAGGGGAACAGCAGGGGTGGGCAGACCTTACCTTCCTTCAGAGATGGAGCCAGCCCGAGGAGAACAGTAGTGGAAACTGGGATTCCGGGCCAGACTAGAGAGATCCGCTGGGTCCCAACCTCTGGGTCTAGCGGCAGCTGCAGAGCCCTTGGAAAGGTGTGTGTTTACCTTGTTCCCGAACACCCGGCTGCCTAGGACCTTCCTGTTGATAATGCCATCTTTATGGAGAATATCTggatgacagagacagagaactaGGTAAGGGGGCCAGGTCATCTCCTCACTTCAGGCCACCTCCAGCCCTCCCCTGTAATTACCTGTTCCAAAGGCTTCCACAACCGGCTCATAGGCAGGACCGCCTGGGGCATAGGCCCGATGGCCCAGGTGGTCACTGTCGATGACATAGGCCCCCAGGCCCTTTAGCCGCTGAGCTATTGAGCTCTTCCCAGAGCCACTGATGCCCGTCAGCCCAATCACGTAGAGACCTGGGGGGAGCTCTGGCCTCTTCTAGGGGTAGATAAGAGGGAGCACAGTTACTAGGGTCCCCAGACTCAGGCTTGAGGCTGAACCCTTCAGTCTCTCCTCTCCAGCATTCCGGCCCACCCACACCGGTGGGGGGAGGTGGTGAGAAAGGCGGGCTTACATGCGGAGGCCGGAGCAGGTTTCCCAGCATCTGTTGGCGGAAGCTGGAGGAGCTGACTTTGTCCTCTTCGTTTTCCTTGTTGTTTAGGTCCTTCAGCAGCTGGATCTGGTACAAGGTGAGCTCCTCCAGGTCCTGAGGTAAGGaagagtgaggagagggaaggaggggtgagACGAAGCTAGACAAACCTGTCGCCTTACCCTTCCCTGCCTACCCCAGAGGTAGGGCTTGCCTCTGAGGGCAGGCTGGGAACCAGTTCCAACTTGCCTCTTCCCACCACTTTGagccccctcttccctcctctggggTCATGGTACTTCCAATAGCCCCCAGTGGCCTTCCCCGTCCCATCCACTCCCTCTACCAGTCTCCCTCAGGGGTTACATTCTCAAGGCGGAAGCGGTTGACGGCCATCCCCCCACGATAGGTCTCCTCGCTGACCACCAGGAACTCCAGAGAGGGGTCAGAGCCAGCGGGCCCATAGGGGTCCAGCAGGGGGATGAAATCGAAAGCCAAGGAGGGCTTGATGTCCACCAGGAACTCACTCAGACGTTCCACGCGTTCTGAGTAGGGTTGGAGCAGCTCAGGGAGCACCTTGCCTGGGGAAGGAGCCCAGAAAAACAGTGAGATCTTTTTACTGGGGAGGAAGAGTGTGGACCAGTTGGGGGAAGACTGTCCCTAAGCATCCTATCTCCAGAGGGGAGGTaggggcagggag
This is a stretch of genomic DNA from Camelus bactrianus isolate YW-2024 breed Bactrian camel chromosome 16, ASM4877302v1, whole genome shotgun sequence. It encodes these proteins:
- the MLX gene encoding max-like protein X isoform X3 — its product is MPTATTAWTPTTRTAITTRNLTRSPTRTGGGEHTRRPSRRGGMPSREAMMTSRPSSPPASSRTSPLAPKSSARPSFCRRVWPGEHWRGWSPGGCEKAGTLYLLSAWPWWGGCNERAIDYIQFLHKEKKKQEEEVSTLRKDVMALKIMKVNYEQIVKAHQDNPHEGEDQVSDQVKFNVFQGIMDSLFQSFNASISVASFQELSACVFSWIEEHCKPQTLREIVIGVLHQLKNQLY
- the MLX gene encoding max-like protein X isoform X4, translating into MTEPGASPEDPWVKVEYAYSDNSLDPDDEDSDYHQESYKESYKDRRRRAHTQAEQKRRDAIKRGYDDLQTIVPTCQQQDFSIGSQKLSKAIVLQKTIDYIQFLHKEKKKQEEEVSTLRKDVMALKIMKVNYEQIVKAHQDNPHEGEDQVSDQVKFNVFQGIMDSLFQSFNASISVASFQELSACVFSWIEEHCKPQTLREIVIGVLHQLKNQLY
- the COASY gene encoding bifunctional coenzyme A synthase isoform X2 encodes the protein MIKPRLRAQPRGADSQALSLPPGLGSMAVFRSGLLVLTRPLASLAPRLASILTSAARLVNHTLYVHLQPGMSLEGSAQPQSSPVQATFEVIDFITHLYAGADVHRHLDVRVLLTNIRTKSFLPPQPSSVQNLAHPPEVVLTDFQTLDGSQYNPVKQQLERYATSCYSCCPQLSSVLLYPDYEPAVLPVESLDVPLPSAIRPTSPVARSAKQPVRGYHRGAVGGTFDRLHNAHKVLLSVACILAQEQLVVGVADKDLLKSKVLPELLQPYSERVERLSEFLVDIKPSLAFDFIPLLDPYGPAGSDPSLEFLVVSEETYRGGMAVNRFRLENDLEELTLYQIQLLKDLNNKENEEDKVSSSSFRQQMLGNLLRPPHKRPELPPGLYVIGLTGISGSGKSSIAQRLKGLGAYVIDSDHLGHRAYAPGGPAYEPVVEAFGTDILHKDGIINRKVLGSRVFGNKKQLKILTDIMWPVIAKLAREEMDQAVAEGKHVCVIDAAVLLEAGWKNMVHEVWTVVIPETEAIRRIVERDGLSEAAAQSRLQSQMSGQELVDQSHVVLSTLWEPQVTQRQVEKAWALLQKRISETPSGP
- the MLX gene encoding max-like protein X isoform X2 → MTEPGASPEDPWVKVEYAYSDNSLDPGLFVESTRKGSVVSRANSIGSTSASSVPNTDDEDSDYHQESYKESYKDRRRRAHTQAEQKRRDAIKRGYDDLQTIVPTCQQQDFSIGSQKLSKAIVLQKTIDYIQFLHKEKKKQEEEVSTLRKDVMALKIMKVNYEQIVKAHQDNPHEGEDQVSDQVKFNVFQGIMDSLFQSFNASISVASFQELSACVFSWIEEHCKPQTLREIVIGVLHQLKNQLY
- the MLX gene encoding max-like protein X isoform X1: MTEPGASPEDPWVKASPVGAHAGEGRAGRARARRGSGRRGDSLQSLELPPLSGPRGCREDSSHPACAKVEYAYSDNSLDPGLFVESTRKGSVVSRANSIGSTSASSVPNTDDEDSDYHQESYKESYKDRRRRAHTQAEQKRRDAIKRGYDDLQTIVPTCQQQDFSIGSQKLSKAIVLQKTIDYIQFLHKEKKKQEEEVSTLRKDVMALKIMKVNYEQIVKAHQDNPHEGEDQVSDQVKFNVFQGIMDSLFQSFNASISVASFQELSACVFSWIEEHCKPQTLREIVIGVLHQLKNQLY
- the COASY gene encoding bifunctional coenzyme A synthase isoform X1, giving the protein MAVFRSGLLVLTRPLASLAPRLASILTSAARLVNHTLYVHLQPGMSLEGSAQPQSSPVQATFEVIDFITHLYAGADVHRHLDVRVLLTNIRTKSFLPPQPSSVQNLAHPPEVVLTDFQTLDGSQYNPVKQQLERYATSCYSCCPQLSSVLLYPDYEPAVLPVESLDVPLPSAIRPTSPVARSAKQPVRGYHRGAVGGTFDRLHNAHKVLLSVACILAQEQLVVGVADKDLLKSKVLPELLQPYSERVERLSEFLVDIKPSLAFDFIPLLDPYGPAGSDPSLEFLVVSEETYRGGMAVNRFRLENDLEELTLYQIQLLKDLNNKENEEDKVSSSSFRQQMLGNLLRPPHKRPELPPGLYVIGLTGISGSGKSSIAQRLKGLGAYVIDSDHLGHRAYAPGGPAYEPVVEAFGTDILHKDGIINRKVLGSRVFGNKKQLKILTDIMWPVIAKLAREEMDQAVAEGKHVCVIDAAVLLEAGWKNMVHEVWTVVIPETEAIRRIVERDGLSEAAAQSRLQSQMSGQELVDQSHVVLSTLWEPQVTQRQVEKAWALLQKRISETPSGP